AATAAGAGGGACAAGAAGAATAAAAAACCATTTATTAATTTTGGACCCATATTCATTAAGGAGATAAAATAAAAAGAAAAACTAGTACACACAAAAATAACACTTAACACAAATAGAAAACGAATCATCATACCCTCCTTTCCTTATTAACCCTATGTATGAAGGAAAAGAATATGAATAATTTGTGAAAACTTATACAAGTCCCTTGTAAAATGATAACACAGTTGATACAATTAAATCGTGAAAGATTTCACAAAGCAGTGCCCCTTTATAAAAGCGTAATCTTTCTCCCATACCCCTTGTCGAAAAAAATAGATGAAGCGACAAAAAAAGATAGGACGATGATTCGTCCTATCTTTTTTTGTGTTACGATTTTTCTATTCTTCGTATGGAAGTGTTTTTTAAATAACGCCAAAAAACACCGTGCACACTTTCAATCCGTTGTACGAGTTGTTGTAGTTGCATTTGTTTCATAATCCGTTCTACTTCTTGTTGTTGGAGATTAAAAATAGTACTGATTTCTTTCATGCTAACAATTTCAAAATGTTGTACAAACTGAAGTAAATGACCGACAGGACGTTTTTTAATTGGCTCCCCAATCATTTCTTCTAAAATTTGTGTGTAAATCTCGTACGCATATTGACCGGGTATTTTAATTCCTTCTTCTTCTATATTTGCATTAAATAAAATAATGGTTGGATATTGATCTACTTCCATTTCAAAATTGAAACGAACATCACATTGAAATGCTTTATGTGCACTTTGAGAGTAAACGTCTCGTTCAAATTCTCTAAAATCTAAATTTACTTCTTTCGCACATTGATAGATGAGTTCAGACGTTAGTGATACATTGTTTAAAAAGAGGTGTTCGCGCAACTTTTGTAAATATCGTATCCCAACTCGTTTTCCTTGTAATTCTGCTGCTTTAATCGCAATAAAGGCTAAATAAGGTGGTTCGATGATTGGAGGGTGGTATAATTCCCCATCACATTGTATACTGTTACGGCTAATGGTTTTAGAAAAGGAATGAAAAGTTCCTTTATTATTTTGTGTGCCATGTACACGTTGTTTATAAGCATTCCATGATTCTAAACGTCCTCCAATGACGTAGCGAATCATAAAATAATGCCCATATTCCATGTACAATTTTTTGATAATTGGTTCAAACGCCCAACTTTCATAGCTGAGCGGATCGATAAAAAGATATATTTCAATGGGCTTATTGACATGCTGATAGGAATCTTTTTCGTGATCTGGCCCGCAAAACCCCTTCTGTCCATCACAATTTGCCTCAGACTGAAAAGATTTCAATGCTATTCCCCTTTCTGTATATCGGTCTCTTGATAGGTGTTAATCATATGATGAGCGACTTTTTCAAGATGTCCATAGAAGAAAGTTTTCATTGGCTCCTCTAATTTTACTTCTTCCATTGCTTCTCGCATACAAGAAAGCCATGCAGTTGCACGCTTTGGAGTTATTTCAAATGGGAGATGACGAGCACGTAACATTGGATGCCCATGTTCTTCTGAATAAATAGGAGGCCCCCCTAAAAATTGCGTTAAAAATTGATTTTGTTTTCTAGCTGTTTCGGTTAAGTCATCTGGAAAAATTGGTTTTAAATCCGGATGCATATGGACCCTTTTATAAAAGGCGTTTACTAACTCCCATAATTTCTCTTTTCCAATCATTTCGTAAGGCGTCTTCTGTTCCATTTTCAAACTCCTTTATTCTCTAAACTAAAATGTAGTTTTATTGTAACTAAGTTCATACATTCCCGCAAACATTCTGTTTTCTTGTAACCAATAGAAAAAACTACCGAGAAGGTATCGATAGTTTTTATAACGAACGTAAAGTAGTTAAAATTTTTGTAATGTAATTTTGTGTTTCTTTAAAAGGTGGAATGCCACCATATTTTTTTACATTGCCAGGACCAGCATTATAAGCAGCAAGAGCTAACTCCATATTTCCTTGAAAACGGTCTAGCATTTGTCGTAAATATTTCGTTCCCGCTTCAATATTTTGTTTCGGATCAAAAGGATCTGTCACACCTAAACTCCGTGCTGTTGCCGGCATTAACTGCATGAGACCAGAAGCACCACTTCCACTTTTTGCAAAAGGATTAAAGTTTGATTCTTGTTTAATGACGGATTTAATGAGATTCACATCGACTCCAAACTTACTACTTGCTTCTTTAATGAAAGCATCAAAAGGGCTCGATAACGCACCAGATGAAGCAGTGGCTACTGGTGGTTGCTTTGCTTTTATTTGACTTACGCTAGCAGGGAAGGATGAAAGAAGTGTTGACTTGCTAGGGTCTAAGAAAGCAAATTGGTATAACCCTTGTTTTGCTAATACAGGTGCAGAAGGTTTCTGTTGATTCAGAATATCATTTAGTTGTTCTTTTAGTAGAGTAGAAAATAACGATTTCCCATCTCCTTCGGCTAACGGGGAAGGGGGAGGGGATGATTGATTTAATTGTTGTAAAGCTGTTAATTCATAAAAATAGTTCATGAGATCAACTCGCATAAATTATAACTCCTTTTTGTTCTGTTCGGTAATCCGCATTTTTTCTTCAAAAAACCGTTGGATTTTATTTTTCGTCGTTCGTTTCGGTATGTTAAATTGCGACAATAAGTCTAAAAAGATAGATTCCCCTTTTTGAAAATCAGAAACCTCATATTCGACCTCATAATCTTCACATTGTAGGTATGTACTTACATCTAAGACGAGCAGTCCGTCTTTAAAAGGAATGTGCGCTCTTTTCGTTGACAGTTCTCCTAATAGGACAAGCGGATTTTGTTGAGTGATTGGAAAAATACCTTTTTTCACTGATCCTTCTGGCAGCTTGCCTTCTACACGTAGCGTTTGTGCTTCTTGTTCGTTTAGGAGTTGGTGTGTTTCTAACAGTCCTTCTTTATATGGTTCTTTTAATGTCAACACCTGTTTTCCATGTTTTCGGCGAATTCGTAGTGCACATGTATGGTCTTTTAAATGAAATTGTCTTGTATCAAAATAAGCGTTTTGTTGAATGAAAAAATCCTTTCCCGTTAATTGGAAATGGTGAAGGAGCTTGTAAAATTCCGTTTTCGTTAGTAAATTTTTAAATTCAATTTCATATTCTTGCATCGTTTCCCCATATTTCTTTATTTTCTTCTTCTTATTATGACAAAACAAAGAAAACTCTACAAGGTAAATTATGAAAAGTGATATCCGCAAAAGACAAAATTATGTGATAAACTATAGGTGTAGAAGAGATAGTAAAAAAACAATCATGAGCGGAATAGATTGTTGAACGTGGTCTTTTTAATCGTAAAAAGCTTAAAGGTGTCATGCCCAAAAAAGTGGGGATATCATTTGAGCTTATTAAGTAATATGGTCGGTGGTGAGGAAAATGGAAAATTGGGATGTGTTTTTAGCTCCATATAAGCAAGCAGTGAATGAATTAAAAATCAAGTTAAAAGGAATTAGGGAACAATATGAACAAGTCGCCCAACATTCACCGATAGAATTTGTTACTGGTCGAGTGAAACCAGTGAATAGTATTATTGCAAAAGCAACGCGAAAAGGAATTTCACTTGAACAGATCGAAACTTCTATTCAAGATATTGCTGGTATTCGAGTAATGTGTCAATTTGTAGAAGATATTCAAATGGTATTACATTTACTTCGTAACCGGAATGATTTTCGAATTGTCGAAGAAAGGGATTATGTCAATCGGACAAAACCAAGTGGATATCGTTCCTATCATGTTGTCATTGAATATCCAGTGCAAACGATTGCAGGAGAAAAAATTATTTTATCTGAAATTCAAATTCGAACATTGGCGATGAACTTTTGGGCAACGATTGAACATTCTCTCCGGTATAAATACCATGATAAAATTCCAACGGATATACAAGAACGCTTATTAAGGGCAAGTGAAGCGGCTTTTCAATTAGATGAAGAAATGTCGCAAATTCGCGAGGAGATTCGGGAAGCGCAAGAAGCATTCCACCGAAAAAGTGAAGAAAAACACACGACAAAATAAAGAGGTGCAAAAAGATGAAATTTGCTACTACATCTCGAGGAGATGAACTTTCAAATTCATTACAAGAAAAAATTCGAACATATTTGTTAGAATTCGAATTAGAGCATGATGAAGAACAACCGGATATTGTGATTTCGGTTGGGGGAGACGGAACGCTTCTCCATGCTTTTCATAAATACCAACATCGTTTAGAAGAAACTGCATTCGTTGGGATACATACTGGACATTTAGGTTTCTATGCAGACTGGGTACCAAGTGAAGTAGAAAAACTAGTCATTCATATTGCCAAAACACCATTTCGAATTGTGGAATACCCCTTATTAGAAGTAACGGTACGTCATTTTGATGGAGAAAAATCAGCACAATACTTAGCGTTAAACGAATGTACGGTAAAAAGTATGGAAGGCTCGTTAGTGATGGATGTGGAGATTAAAGGGGAGCCATTTGAAACATTCCGCGGAGACGGTCTTTGTATTTCTACCCCATCTGGAAGTACAGCTTATAATAAGGCGCTGGGGGGAGCTATTTTACACCCAAGTTTAGAATCTATTCAAATTTCGGAAATGGCATCGATTAATAACCGTGTATTCCGTACGATTGGTTCGCCTTTAGTGTTACCAAAACATCATACGTGTTTATTAAAGCCAGTGAATGATGTAGATTTTAAAATTACGATTGATCATTTGTTTTTAGTGCATAAAAAAGTGAAATCTATTCAGTGCCGAGTAGCAGAACAAAAAGTTCGCTTTGCTCGTTTTCGCCCATTTCCGTTTTGGAAACGTGTGCGTGAATCATTCATCGTGGAATAAGGCGGGATGAAACGTGGCTTTTCAATTAACATGGAAAGTAGAAAAAGAGCAAAAGGGAATGCTACTTCGTGATTATTTACGAACAGAAAAACAAATTTCTAGGCGACTATTGACCGATATCAAATTTTCAGGTGGAGCGATTTTTTGTAATCAACAAGAAGTAAACGTTCGTTATCTCCTTCAAGAAGGAGATATGATTACCATTGTTTTTCCGAATGAAATAAAAAGCGGTATGATGCAAAGTACGGAAATGGACTTGTCGATTTTATATGAGGATGAAGCGCTTATCGTTGTCGATAAACCTGCTGGAATGCCAACGATTCCATCAAGACTTCATCCCTCTCATTCATTAGCAAATGGACTGTTATTTTATTATGAAACAAAAAGAATCCCATCGACGATTCATATTGTGAATCGATTAGATCGGGATACAACTGGTCTCGTGTTAATAGCAAAACATCGCTTTATTCATTCTATTTTATCGGAACAACAAAAAAACAATGAACTTCAACGAACGTACGAAGCATTTGTGGAAGGAAATGTAACAAAAGACAATGGAACGATCGACTTACCAATCGCAAGAAAAGAATCTAGTATTATCGAGCGTACGGTTGATCCTTCTGGTCGACGGGCCATTACGCATTTTCAAGTCGTCAAACGATATGATGATTTTACCCATATGCGCTTTTCACTCGAAACAGGACGAACCCATCAAATTCGCGTGCATATGCAAGCGGTTGGTCATCCGCTTTTGGGAGACGAACTGTATGGCGGAAAAACAACGTATATGAAGCGTCAAGCGTTACATAGTCAGGGAGCGACATTGATTCATCCATTAACGCAACAAAAAATGACGTTCGTTGCGCCGTTGCCGGAAGATATGCAACAAATGATAAAAAACAGGTAATGCTTTTTTTACGCATTACCTGTTTTTTATTCTAACGTTCGTAACTTTTTTTGTACGAGTGGCATCGAAGACGGAACAGAGACGAGTGTCTTTTCTGGATAACGTAATGCTGTTAATTTCCCGCCAAACACACAACCTGTATCAATGTTGTACGTGTTATTTATCACATAAGGTTCTAGCATAGGTGTATGACCATAGACAATGGTTCGTTTTCCAGTATACTGTTTTGCCCAATTTCTACGAACAGGGTTTCCTTTTTCATCAAATTTTCCTGTAATATCCCCATAAAAAACAAATGTTTCTACTCGTTTATCGTACCGACCAATCCATTCTTCCCGAATACCTGCATGACAGACAATTAACTGATCTTCATCTAATCGTAAGTATAAGGGAGCTTGTTCGTATAAAGACATAAATGTACGGTGTATTGTTTGTTGTTCTATTTCCGGTAACGCCTTGTATTCTGCAACCGTTGTTTCTAGACCGTGTGTTTGTTTGACGTTCCGTCCGCGGAAGAATCGATACAATTTATTGCAATGATTTCCTGGAACATATTTTGCAACGTTTTGACGGACCATGTTCGATACAAGGGTGATCATCTTTAATGAATCTGGGCCGCGGTCTGTAATGTCACCAACAAATACAACCGTTCGATTTTCTGGATGAGTTGGCACTTCTTTTGATATATCGTATCCTAATTTGTTTAACAAATGAAGACATTCATCATAGCACCCATGAACATCCCCGATAATATCATAAGACATAATGGTCACACCCTTTAATCAAACATAAATTTTCGGGTTCTCGATCGAACATTTAATACTAGTCCGATAGCTAACATTGAAGTAAGCAAAGAAGACCCACCGTAACTTAAAAATGGAAGTGGTATTCCAGTTATCGGTAATAATTGTATACCCATTCCGATGTTTTCAAAAATTTGGAATGTAATCATTCCGACAATACCAGCAGATAAGTAACTACCAAAAGGGTCATTACTTTCAATTGCAATGTGAATCATGCGATAAATTAAAATGAAAAATAACGAAATAACCAAACTAGCTCCGATAAAGCCAAATTCTTCGGCAATCACACCAAAAATAAAGTCTGTATGTGCTTCTGGTAACCCAACAATTCCAGCTTCATAACCTCGTCCATATAAGCCACCTGACCCGACAGCTTGCAATGATTTTACGAGTTGAAACCCGATTGTTCCTTCGTATTCGTATGGATCAAACCAGCTAATAATCCGATTTGATTGGTATTTTTCCAATGGAAAAAATTGTGGAAAAACAAAATAGATATAGGTAAGCACTGCAATGAATAAAATTGCGGATAATACCATCGTTATAATGATCTTCCAATTCACTCCAGACACCAAAATAAGTGTGAAAATAATCGCTACTAACACTAATGTTGTTCCTAAATCTGGTTGTTTTAAAATTAGTGCAAGTGGTAAGAGAGAAGCTAGTGCAATTTTCCCTACTAATAACAAGTCTTCCCGAATCGTTCGAATCGGATACGTTTCATTATGTTTTGCAATAATATGACTTAACGTAATAATTAAAAATAATTTCATTAATTCTGACGGTTGAAATTCACCGAAGCCAGGGATATTATACCAACTTGTAGCCCCTTTTCTCGTTACCGTTCCCGGCACACCTAGTGAAAGTCCGAGTAACAGGGCAACTCCAATTCCATAAATGTACCATGTTACGTGTCGCAAGCGGTCATAATCGATAATCATTACCGCGACAATTCCTAACGCACCAACTGCATACCACATAATTTGTTTAATGTGGAAATTAGCTGTTTTAAAGTGAGCAGGTAATGGTGCACTATAAATAGCAACCGCGCTGATAATCATCAGTAAAATTAAAACGAACACAATTGTATAATCAATTTTACTTCGTTGTTGATTTTTATCCATTGATTTATCTACCTCATTTAAAATGAACTGTATATAAAAAACACTATTCTTATCTTAGCAAAAAATGAGAGCGTATGGGAATAATTTAATGTTTCGTTCATAAGAAATATTTCTTCCAATTGTTTTATCATGTTACAATAAGGAAAGTCCATGATAGATATTCGTATTATATTTTAGGAAACGGGGGGGAGACGAACGTGGAAAAAGGAAAGGATTATAAATTAGCCACTATTTTTTACACGATTCGAAAAGCGGTTCAAACAGAAGATATCGATACGTTTCGTAGGGAATTTACGAATCTTCATCCGTATGAACAAGCCACCTTTTTTGTCACTCAAAATGAAGAATTACGTCGGATTATCTATTCTTTTTTGTCTCCCGATGAAATGTCTAGTATTTTTGAAAATCTCGAAAAAGAAGAACAAACCGACTTTATTACTGAAATGTATCCTAGCTATGCAGCGATGATGTTATCAAACATGTTCGTTGATGATGCTGTCGATGTATTAAATGAACTTCCTTCTGAACAAATTGCTAGTTTTTTAGCGCTTATGGATAAAGAAACGGCAGATGAAATTAAATCACTTCTTCATTATGAAGAAAAAACAGCCGGAAGTATTATGACGACGGAGTATGTAGAAGTTAAAGACCATTTAACCATTGGTGAAGCAATCCAAGTGTTAAAAAAAGAAGCAAAAGAAGCGGAAACGATTTACTATATTTTTATTACTGATGCTAATCAAAAATTATCGGGAATTATTTCGCTTAGAGAATTGATTGTAGCCCCGGATGATGGATATGTAAAAGATTATATGGTAGACCGAGTCGTTTCCGTATATGTGGAAGAAAACCAAGAAGAAGTAGCTAAAAAAATGAGTGATTATGACTTTGTAGCTCTTCCGGTTGTCGATCATCAAAATCATTTATTAGGGATTATTACCGTTGATGATATTATCGACGTATTAGAAGAAGAGGCTTCCGATGATTATTCGAAATTAGCCGGGGTAACGGATATGGAGACAAATCCAAGCGCTTGGCAGGCAGCAAAAAAACGATTACCATGGCTTATCGTATTGCTGTTTATGGGAATGGCGACAGCTAGTTTAATTAGTGTATTTGAGGATACGTTAACTAAAATCTCTATTTTGGCGATGTTTATTCCATTAATTGCAGGGATGGCTGGTAATACAGGGACGCAAGCATTAGCTGTAAGTGTTCGCGGAATTGCTACGGGGGAATTAGATAAACAAAGTCATTTTTCAATGCTAGTAAAAGAAGCAGGTACTGGTCTTCTAATTGGTGGCGTATGTGGAAGTTTAGTAACAGCTATCGTATTTATTTGGAAACAGCAATTCTTTTTAGGGTTATTAATTGGGTTTTCGTTATTTTGTACGTTAATCGTCGCTACGATTGCAGGAGCCTTTATTCCACTTGTGATGGAAAAATTGAATGTGGACCCAGCAGTAGCAAGTGGCCCGTTTATTTCTACTATCAATGATTTAATTAGTATTTTAATTTATTTTGGAATGGCAACTGTATTTATGGAATATTTATTATGAAAATATCTGCAAAAGGAAGAGTGTATCCCTCTTCCTTTTTTTTGTGTTAAAAAAGAATTCTCCATGATAGATGGAAAAAAGAAGTGCGTCTTATTTTTTTGTATGTTATAATTATATGACCAGGTACTAATAATAAGTAATAATCTTTCTGAGGAGGAACCGAAATGACAGATTTATTAAAAGATAAAACGATTGTCGTTATGGGAGTAGCAAATAAACGTAGTATTGCATGGGGGATTGCCCGTTCTTTAAGTGATGCAGGTGCTCGTTTAATTTTTACATATGCAGGGGAACGTTTAGAAAAAAATGTTCGTGATTTAGCAGCTACATTAGATCGAGATGATTCGATTATTTTACCGTGTGATATTACGAATGATGAAGAGATGAAAGAAACATTCCAAAAAATCAAAGAAGAAGTAGGCGTTATTCACGGCTTAGCACATTGTATTGCGTTTGCAAAAAAAGAGGAATTGGAAGGAGAATATTTAAATACAACTCGCGATGGCTTTTTATTAGCACAAAATATTAGTAGTTACTCATTAACAGCAGTTGTAAAAGAAGCTCGACCACTAATGACAGAAGGTGGCAGCATTGTTTCGATGACATATTTAGGTGGAGAACGTGTCGTTGAAAACTATAACGTAATGGGTGTAGCAAAAGCATCACTTGACGCAAGTGTTCGTTACTTAGCAGCTGATTTGGGAAAACAAGGAATTCGTGTCAATGCAATTTCTGCAGGTCCAATTCGTACACTAGCCGCAAAGGGAATTTCAGGATTCAATTCCATTTTAAATGAAATTGAAAAAAAAGCACCGCTTCGTAAAAATACAACACCAGAAGAAGTCGGAGATACAGCGTTATTTTTAATGAGCCACTTATCACGTGGTATTACGGGAGAAATCATTCACGTAGATAATGGATTTAACATTTTAGGATAATGCATGTGCATGATAAAGAAATCTTTCATTAGTGTGGTGCTAGTAGTGATGAATAGGTTTTTAAAAATTGGCATAGTCTAAATGCTTTAGGCTATGCCTTTTACCTTGCTTTCTACATCCATTTATTTCCACTTCAGGTGGACGCTTTCCGCGGGCATGGCTTGAGCCTCCTCGGAAGAAGTTCACTTCCTGCGGGGTCTCAAGACTCATGCTTTTCCCGCTGGAGTCGCCACCTTACGTTCCAATCAACTAGGTTACATCTACTTACTTGGTATGGTTTCAATTGCTCCTATACAGTTGTAGTAAATTTTAATGCGTTGCTCTTGTTTTCCATTTACCTTTTCAGCTTGATAAACAATAATTTTATCGACAAACTCTCGTATTAATTCAGGACTGATTGTACTGATTTCCGTATGCCCTTTCACTAATTGTAGAAATTGTTTTGTGTTGATGATGTTTTCTCTCGCTTTATTTAACTCAGCCTGTAATTGATGCATTTTAACTTTTAATTCAGATTGCTCTGCCTCATAACCTTCAGATATTTTATGGAAGCTGCCATCAGATATTTTACCGAATACATTATCTTCATACAGTTTTTCAATAATCGTATCGAGTGATTTCATTCTTGCTTTCACTTCCTCAAATGTTCGTTCATCTTTCCGTTGTTTTTGAGATAAGTCACGTTCAAATTGCTGAAGAACAACTTGTGTAAATTCTTCTTCGTGATTTCTCGCAAAAGCTGTAATGCGTTTTAAATCTTCCAGTAACAGTTGTTCTACGACTTCATTTCGAATGCGATGTGAAGTACACATTCCTTTTTGTTTTCGGTAGGTTGCACAGACAAAGTATTCTAAGTGCTTAGGAATTCGCTTCCCGCGTACTTGATAAAGTTTTGCTCCGCAATCTGCACAAAACATCATCCCAGATAATACACTCATCGGTCCCAGTTTTGCTGGTCTCCGTTTTCCTTC
The genomic region above belongs to Massilibacterium senegalense and contains:
- a CDS encoding DsbA family protein — translated: MKSFQSEANCDGQKGFCGPDHEKDSYQHVNKPIEIYLFIDPLSYESWAFEPIIKKLYMEYGHYFMIRYVIGGRLESWNAYKQRVHGTQNNKGTFHSFSKTISRNSIQCDGELYHPPIIEPPYLAFIAIKAAELQGKRVGIRYLQKLREHLFLNNVSLTSELIYQCAKEVNLDFREFERDVYSQSAHKAFQCDVRFNFEMEVDQYPTIILFNANIEEEGIKIPGQYAYEIYTQILEEMIGEPIKKRPVGHLLQFVQHFEIVSMKEISTIFNLQQQEVERIMKQMQLQQLVQRIESVHGVFWRYLKNTSIRRIEKS
- a CDS encoding globin domain-containing protein encodes the protein MEQKTPYEMIGKEKLWELVNAFYKRVHMHPDLKPIFPDDLTETARKQNQFLTQFLGGPPIYSEEHGHPMLRARHLPFEITPKRATAWLSCMREAMEEVKLEEPMKTFFYGHLEKVAHHMINTYQETDIQKGE
- a CDS encoding lytic transglycosylase domain-containing protein; the encoded protein is MRVDLMNYFYELTALQQLNQSSPPPSPLAEGDGKSLFSTLLKEQLNDILNQQKPSAPVLAKQGLYQFAFLDPSKSTLLSSFPASVSQIKAKQPPVATASSGALSSPFDAFIKEASSKFGVDVNLIKSVIKQESNFNPFAKSGSGASGLMQLMPATARSLGVTDPFDPKQNIEAGTKYLRQMLDRFQGNMELALAAYNAGPGNVKKYGGIPPFKETQNYITKILTTLRSL
- a CDS encoding CYTH domain-containing protein, whose protein sequence is MQEYEIEFKNLLTKTEFYKLLHHFQLTGKDFFIQQNAYFDTRQFHLKDHTCALRIRRKHGKQVLTLKEPYKEGLLETHQLLNEQEAQTLRVEGKLPEGSVKKGIFPITQQNPLVLLGELSTKRAHIPFKDGLLVLDVSTYLQCEDYEVEYEVSDFQKGESIFLDLLSQFNIPKRTTKNKIQRFFEEKMRITEQNKKEL
- a CDS encoding GTP pyrophosphokinase; translated protein: MENWDVFLAPYKQAVNELKIKLKGIREQYEQVAQHSPIEFVTGRVKPVNSIIAKATRKGISLEQIETSIQDIAGIRVMCQFVEDIQMVLHLLRNRNDFRIVEERDYVNRTKPSGYRSYHVVIEYPVQTIAGEKIILSEIQIRTLAMNFWATIEHSLRYKYHDKIPTDIQERLLRASEAAFQLDEEMSQIREEIREAQEAFHRKSEEKHTTK
- a CDS encoding NAD kinase; protein product: MKFATTSRGDELSNSLQEKIRTYLLEFELEHDEEQPDIVISVGGDGTLLHAFHKYQHRLEETAFVGIHTGHLGFYADWVPSEVEKLVIHIAKTPFRIVEYPLLEVTVRHFDGEKSAQYLALNECTVKSMEGSLVMDVEIKGEPFETFRGDGLCISTPSGSTAYNKALGGAILHPSLESIQISEMASINNRVFRTIGSPLVLPKHHTCLLKPVNDVDFKITIDHLFLVHKKVKSIQCRVAEQKVRFARFRPFPFWKRVRESFIVE
- a CDS encoding RluA family pseudouridine synthase encodes the protein MLLRDYLRTEKQISRRLLTDIKFSGGAIFCNQQEVNVRYLLQEGDMITIVFPNEIKSGMMQSTEMDLSILYEDEALIVVDKPAGMPTIPSRLHPSHSLANGLLFYYETKRIPSTIHIVNRLDRDTTGLVLIAKHRFIHSILSEQQKNNELQRTYEAFVEGNVTKDNGTIDLPIARKESSIIERTVDPSGRRAITHFQVVKRYDDFTHMRFSLETGRTHQIRVHMQAVGHPLLGDELYGGKTTYMKRQALHSQGATLIHPLTQQKMTFVAPLPEDMQQMIKNR
- the prpE gene encoding bis(5'-nucleosyl)-tetraphosphatase PrpE; the protein is MSYDIIGDVHGCYDECLHLLNKLGYDISKEVPTHPENRTVVFVGDITDRGPDSLKMITLVSNMVRQNVAKYVPGNHCNKLYRFFRGRNVKQTHGLETTVAEYKALPEIEQQTIHRTFMSLYEQAPLYLRLDEDQLIVCHAGIREEWIGRYDKRVETFVFYGDITGKFDEKGNPVRRNWAKQYTGKRTIVYGHTPMLEPYVINNTYNIDTGCVFGGKLTALRYPEKTLVSVPSSMPLVQKKLRTLE
- a CDS encoding FtsW/RodA/SpoVE family cell cycle protein, with protein sequence MDKNQQRSKIDYTIVFVLILLMIISAVAIYSAPLPAHFKTANFHIKQIMWYAVGALGIVAVMIIDYDRLRHVTWYIYGIGVALLLGLSLGVPGTVTRKGATSWYNIPGFGEFQPSELMKLFLIITLSHIIAKHNETYPIRTIREDLLLVGKIALASLLPLALILKQPDLGTTLVLVAIIFTLILVSGVNWKIIITMVLSAILFIAVLTYIYFVFPQFFPLEKYQSNRIISWFDPYEYEGTIGFQLVKSLQAVGSGGLYGRGYEAGIVGLPEAHTDFIFGVIAEEFGFIGASLVISLFFILIYRMIHIAIESNDPFGSYLSAGIVGMITFQIFENIGMGIQLLPITGIPLPFLSYGGSSLLTSMLAIGLVLNVRSRTRKFMFD
- the mgtE gene encoding magnesium transporter, with amino-acid sequence MEKGKDYKLATIFYTIRKAVQTEDIDTFRREFTNLHPYEQATFFVTQNEELRRIIYSFLSPDEMSSIFENLEKEEQTDFITEMYPSYAAMMLSNMFVDDAVDVLNELPSEQIASFLALMDKETADEIKSLLHYEEKTAGSIMTTEYVEVKDHLTIGEAIQVLKKEAKEAETIYYIFITDANQKLSGIISLRELIVAPDDGYVKDYMVDRVVSVYVEENQEEVAKKMSDYDFVALPVVDHQNHLLGIITVDDIIDVLEEEASDDYSKLAGVTDMETNPSAWQAAKKRLPWLIVLLFMGMATASLISVFEDTLTKISILAMFIPLIAGMAGNTGTQALAVSVRGIATGELDKQSHFSMLVKEAGTGLLIGGVCGSLVTAIVFIWKQQFFLGLLIGFSLFCTLIVATIAGAFIPLVMEKLNVDPAVASGPFISTINDLISILIYFGMATVFMEYLL
- the fabI gene encoding enoyl-ACP reductase FabI, coding for MTDLLKDKTIVVMGVANKRSIAWGIARSLSDAGARLIFTYAGERLEKNVRDLAATLDRDDSIILPCDITNDEEMKETFQKIKEEVGVIHGLAHCIAFAKKEELEGEYLNTTRDGFLLAQNISSYSLTAVVKEARPLMTEGGSIVSMTYLGGERVVENYNVMGVAKASLDASVRYLAADLGKQGIRVNAISAGPIRTLAAKGISGFNSILNEIEKKAPLRKNTTPEEVGDTALFLMSHLSRGITGEIIHVDNGFNILG